The sequence below is a genomic window from Mytilus edulis chromosome 2, xbMytEdul2.2, whole genome shotgun sequence.
ATAGCAAGTAAGTTGGCATTGTTGTCGAGAGTGATACCACGGATAAATTTAAGACTCGGGTTAAACCACTCCCACAGGAATGACCCCTTGGTATCGTAGCACGAGATGGTATCATGACCTCTTGTAAGATATATTCTATTTTCGCCTACCGCTATAAAACCATAATCACCGAGACCCGTTGACCCGTGTTTTCGTATATTCACCTTTTTCACTTCGTCTTTATATAAACTCCGAATCTGAACTTCATTGTTACCATAACTGTATAATCTTTGGCTAAAGTATGTAATACCGTAGCATATATTTTCAGTTGGTATAGTTTTTTGGACCCTTTTGTACTCTAAGGACACGATGATTATGTTAGGATGTTTAGTTGATGTAACTGCTACTTTCTTGTCGGTTATACATGCAACATCAAAGCACCAAGAAGAGACTTTGATTGAAGAGTTAATGGAACCATTGTTGTTAAAATGAACCAGTTCACCGTCGTTTTGTTCTTTGTCAGTAGATGCATAATGAGGAATATACAAACATACAAATTCACCATTTGGCATAATGGCACATCCTTCAACGTTTTGTGACTTTTCGTACGGAACTGTTTGTACTTTTTCCAATATCAACTTCTGTTTGTCAAATACTGGCGTTTGTGCTTGTTTTTTTATTAGACAAGGTACTGCACTCGAGaaagcacttttttttatttcaccaaaTACCCGAAGTTCGGATGTTATCTCCTGTATTTTTGCATCAATTGTAAGAATAATTTTAGTACAGTTCAAATTCTTCATTTTAATGAATTCTTCTACATTGGTTTCTTCTTTACTTACTTtttcttgtatttcatttttttccaataaaGACATGTGTATTATACCCCTGATTTTTAAGTGTCAAAACTCCCTGCAATAATTCTGTCGTCCTTTTCTTGTTTGTTTCAATTTCAAGACATAATTGTTTAATCGATGTTTCGTGTTTGCTAgctatagcttcaagtttgttaAGAAGATCCTTTTCAAGCTTTTCTAAAACTTCATTTACCTTAATCCTAACTGTTTGTATTTCTTTCACATAGCTTTTACAACTATCTTTAATTTCCTTcatattcatttccttttccgcgtaaagtttttcataaaatatttcaatagtctTTAACCGTTCAGTTAGATCATCCAATAAATTTGCAATGGCTGGAATTTCTCTTTTGATACGTTCGTCGATTGATTCAAATCCAGTACATGTTTCATGGTTTGTTTTTAAACATGAAATGCAACACGGAGATTTGTGGGATCCACAGAAAAGTTCATACGGAGTTTGATGAACGCTACATTTCAATTTCTGGTCAAGATGCAAAAAAAATTGTGGTATCTTAATGTCAGCTACTTTGTGATTTTTCGTTGCTTTGGAAACGCCATGGTGTATATCGCAATTTATGCATAATGCTTCGTCACAGTCATTGCACCATTTCGAAGCAGGAATCGCTTTTGATAACCTCTGGCAAATTCCACATTGTTGATAAGTTATGGAGGCCATTTATAATCTATATAGAAAAGATATTACAAGTACAAAAATTATTACGTATACTCGTCATATCCCACTGATTTAGATATCAATAAGATTATGTATTCAATGTTTGTTCGGTGGTATTTTAGCAAATTTTTGTCGAAATTTAAGAAAAGAATATCAAAACAGATATCAATATTGCACGAATTTCATGTTATCGCTAGTCAATGTGCCAATATAAATAATAAGACATTTTAATACGATTACTGTTTTTGATTATACAGAGGTGTGTATACACGTTTCGTAAAATGCCACGAAGGTTTCACAAAGTTATTGATGTTTAAAAATCTTTACccacaaatttcaaaaaaattacaaaatgtaagaTCGCTTTTGCCCCCGCCCCTTTAACGACAAATGtcaaaagcaaaaaaagtatGGGTAGTCATGTAATAATACATGaagtaaacaataaaatgaatgaatatttcaGGGAATTATCAGGCAACCAGACGATATATAAAATTCCTATGGTCCGCGATAGGAAAAAAGACGTCAGATTACTGACTCAGGATAATGCTCGAAAATTGAGTAAGCGTGCGAGTCTGATAAATTACAACTACATATTT
It includes:
- the LOC139513579 gene encoding uncharacterized protein; translated protein: MSLLEKNEIQEKVSKEETNVEEFIKMKNLNCTKIILTIDAKIQEITSELRVFGEIKKSAFSSAVPCLIKKQAQTPVFDKQKLILEKVQTVPYEKSQNVEGCAIMPNGEFVCLYIPHYASTDKEQNDGELVHFNNNGSINSSIKVSSWCFDVACITDKKVAVTSTKHPNIIIVSLEYKRVQKTIPTENICYGITYFSQRLYSYGNNEVQIRSLYKDEVKKVNIRKHGSTGLGDYGFIAVGENRIYLTRGHDTISCYDTKGSFLWEWFNPSLKFIRGITLDNNANLLAIGRDSNSIVVLSPDGKQLCEILEPENMAYPKAIDFDQMNQKLLICDEKGGAKFFSIAYKQ